One Stenotrophomonas oahuensis genomic region harbors:
- a CDS encoding acetyl/propionyl/methylcrotonyl-CoA carboxylase subunit alpha, producing the protein MFTKILIANRGEIACRVIATCQRLGIATVAVYSDADRNARHVRLADEAVAIGPAPARDSYLRADAILAAARQTGAQAIHPGYGFLSENADFAQACADAGIAFIGPSAAAIRAMGDKSAAKALMQQAGVPLTPGYHGDAQAPDFLRAQADGIGYPVLIKASAGGGGKGMRRVDDSAAFVDALASCQREAQSAFGNAHVLVEKYVERPRHIEIQVFGDSHGNVVYLFERDCSVQRRHQKVLEEAPAPGMTPERRAAMGTAAVNAARAVNYVGAGTVEFIAGPDGDFYFMEMNTRLQVEHPVTECITGTDLVEWQLRVASGEPLPLQQEQLHIQGHALEARLYAEDADRGFLPSTGTLRHLRLPAANAHVRVDAGVEQGDAITPYYDPMIAKLIVWDVDRDAALRRMQQALAECEVVGVTTNAAFLRRLVMTDSFAGAKLDTALIEREQAALAPPDATGDATAWALAAVAAIATESAAIADARDPYSPWQARDGWRLGVAAARRLTLEQAGVLAVVDATAQGDAWTLLRDGHTVTAHGGLNGEQLTLQVDGQLHRARVVRDGGELYLFGAQGVRRFTLHDPVSEADQGVVDAGSLVAPMPGRIVATLVASGTEVRKGTPLLVLEAMKMEHTLQAPADGTVQGFRVKAGDQVGDGAVLVDFEVA; encoded by the coding sequence ATGTTCACCAAGATCCTGATCGCCAACCGCGGCGAAATTGCCTGCCGCGTCATTGCCACCTGCCAGCGCCTGGGCATTGCCACGGTAGCGGTGTATTCCGACGCCGACCGCAACGCACGGCACGTGCGCCTGGCCGACGAAGCGGTGGCGATCGGTCCGGCCCCGGCGCGCGATAGCTATCTGCGCGCGGACGCGATCCTGGCCGCCGCGCGCCAGACCGGCGCGCAGGCGATCCACCCGGGCTACGGCTTCCTTTCGGAGAACGCAGACTTTGCCCAGGCGTGTGCCGATGCCGGGATCGCGTTCATCGGCCCCTCGGCAGCGGCGATCCGCGCGATGGGCGACAAGAGCGCAGCCAAGGCGCTGATGCAGCAGGCCGGCGTGCCGCTGACCCCGGGTTACCACGGCGACGCACAGGCACCGGATTTCCTGCGCGCGCAGGCCGATGGCATCGGCTACCCGGTGCTGATCAAGGCCAGCGCCGGCGGTGGTGGCAAGGGCATGCGCCGGGTCGACGACAGCGCCGCCTTCGTGGATGCACTGGCCAGCTGCCAGCGCGAAGCGCAGTCGGCGTTCGGCAATGCACACGTGCTGGTGGAAAAGTATGTGGAGCGCCCGCGCCACATCGAGATCCAGGTGTTCGGCGACAGCCACGGCAACGTGGTGTACCTGTTCGAGCGCGACTGCTCGGTGCAGCGCCGTCACCAGAAGGTGCTGGAGGAAGCACCGGCTCCCGGCATGACCCCGGAGCGCCGCGCGGCGATGGGCACCGCGGCGGTGAATGCCGCGCGGGCGGTCAACTACGTCGGTGCGGGCACGGTGGAGTTCATTGCCGGCCCGGACGGCGATTTCTACTTCATGGAAATGAACACCCGTCTGCAGGTGGAGCACCCGGTGACCGAATGCATCACCGGCACCGACCTGGTGGAGTGGCAGCTGCGTGTGGCCAGCGGTGAGCCGCTGCCGCTGCAGCAGGAGCAGCTGCACATCCAAGGCCATGCGCTGGAAGCGCGGCTGTATGCCGAGGATGCCGACCGCGGCTTCCTGCCGTCCACCGGCACGCTGCGGCATCTGCGCCTGCCGGCTGCCAACGCACATGTGCGGGTAGATGCCGGCGTCGAACAAGGTGATGCGATTACCCCGTATTACGACCCGATGATCGCCAAGCTGATCGTCTGGGACGTGGACCGCGACGCCGCGCTGCGGCGCATGCAGCAGGCACTGGCCGAGTGCGAAGTGGTCGGCGTGACCACCAACGCGGCGTTTCTGCGCCGGCTGGTGATGACCGACTCGTTTGCGGGCGCGAAGCTGGATACCGCATTGATCGAACGCGAGCAGGCCGCGCTGGCCCCGCCGGATGCCACCGGGGATGCAACGGCGTGGGCCCTTGCGGCAGTCGCGGCCATTGCAACCGAAAGCGCAGCGATTGCGGATGCGCGCGACCCCTACTCACCCTGGCAGGCGCGCGATGGCTGGCGGCTGGGGGTGGCGGCTGCGCGCCGGCTGACCCTGGAGCAGGCGGGCGTGCTGGCCGTTGTCGATGCCACGGCGCAGGGCGACGCGTGGACCCTTCTGCGCGATGGCCACACCGTCACCGCCCACGGTGGCCTCAACGGCGAGCAGCTGACCCTGCAGGTGGACGGGCAGCTGCACCGCGCGCGCGTCGTGCGCGACGGCGGCGAGCTGTATCTGTTCGGCGCGCAGGGCGTCCGCCGCTTCACCCTGCATGACCCGGTCAGCGAGGCCGACCAGGGCGTGGTGGATGCCGGCAGCCTGGTTGCGCCAATGCCGGGCCGCATCGTCGCCACACTGGTGGCGTCGGGTACCGAGGTGCGCAAGGGCACGCCGCTGCTGGTGCTGGAGGCGATGAAGATGGAGCACACGCTGCAGGCTCCGGCCGATGGCACGGTGCAGGGGTTCCGGGTGAAGGCCGGGGATCAGGTCGGGGATGGCGCGGTGTTGGT
- a CDS encoding carboxyl transferase domain-containing protein, translating to MSVLSTQLQPGSETFEANRAALQAVVDDLRATLAQTARGGSEAARQKHTARGKLLVRERIDALLDPGSAFLEIAPLAAHGMYDDPIPSAGVVAGIGRVSGVECVIVANDATVKGGTYYPVTVKKHLRAQEVAEQNRLPCIYLVDSGGAFLPLQDEVFPDRDHFGRIFYNQANLSAQGIPQIACVMGSCTAGGAYVPAMSDETVIVREQGTIFLGGPPLVKAATGEVVSAEELGGADVHTRISGVADHMADNDLQALARVRAIIAQLNWRKPEPALAMQAPLEPRYPAQELYGVIPADTRKPYDVREVIMRLVDDSRFDEFKPRYGNTLVTGFAHLHGYPVGIIANNGILFSESALKGAHFIELCTQRGIPLVFLQNITGFMVGRKYEHGGIAKDGAKLVMAVACAKVPKFTVVIGGSFGAGNYGMCGRAYSPNFLWMWPNARIGVMGGEQAASVLATVKRDGIEAKGGQWSSEEEDQFKTPIRDQFEQQGHPYYASARLWDDGVIDPADTRRVLALALSASLNAPARNTAFGVFRM from the coding sequence ATGAGCGTATTGAGCACCCAGCTGCAACCGGGCAGCGAGACTTTCGAGGCCAACCGCGCGGCACTGCAGGCGGTGGTGGATGACCTGCGCGCCACGCTGGCGCAGACCGCGCGCGGCGGCAGCGAAGCCGCCCGACAGAAGCACACCGCGCGCGGCAAGCTGCTGGTGCGTGAGCGCATTGATGCGTTGCTGGACCCGGGCAGCGCGTTCCTGGAAATTGCGCCGCTGGCCGCGCACGGCATGTACGACGACCCGATTCCCAGCGCCGGCGTGGTGGCCGGCATCGGCCGCGTGTCCGGGGTGGAATGCGTGATCGTGGCCAACGACGCCACGGTGAAGGGCGGCACTTATTACCCGGTCACGGTGAAGAAGCACCTGCGTGCGCAGGAGGTGGCCGAACAGAACCGCCTGCCCTGCATCTATCTGGTCGACTCCGGCGGCGCGTTCCTGCCGTTGCAGGACGAGGTGTTCCCGGACCGCGACCATTTCGGCCGCATCTTCTACAACCAGGCCAACCTGTCCGCGCAGGGCATTCCGCAGATTGCCTGCGTGATGGGCTCATGCACCGCCGGCGGTGCCTATGTGCCGGCGATGAGCGATGAGACGGTGATCGTGCGCGAGCAGGGCACGATCTTCCTGGGCGGCCCGCCACTGGTGAAGGCGGCCACCGGCGAAGTGGTCAGTGCCGAGGAACTGGGCGGTGCCGACGTGCACACGCGCATTTCCGGCGTCGCCGACCACATGGCCGACAACGACCTGCAGGCGCTGGCGCGGGTGCGCGCGATCATTGCCCAGCTCAACTGGCGCAAGCCGGAACCGGCGCTGGCGATGCAGGCACCGCTGGAGCCGCGCTACCCAGCGCAGGAACTGTACGGCGTGATTCCCGCCGACACCCGCAAGCCGTACGACGTCCGCGAAGTCATCATGCGCCTGGTCGATGATTCGCGCTTTGACGAATTCAAGCCGCGCTATGGCAACACCCTGGTGACCGGCTTCGCGCATCTGCACGGCTACCCGGTGGGCATCATCGCCAACAACGGCATCCTGTTCTCCGAGTCCGCACTGAAGGGCGCGCACTTCATTGAACTGTGCACCCAGCGCGGCATTCCACTGGTGTTCCTGCAGAACATCACCGGCTTCATGGTCGGCCGCAAGTACGAGCACGGCGGCATCGCCAAGGATGGAGCGAAGCTGGTGATGGCGGTGGCCTGCGCCAAGGTGCCCAAGTTCACTGTGGTGATCGGCGGCTCGTTCGGTGCCGGCAATTACGGCATGTGTGGCCGCGCTTATTCGCCCAACTTCCTTTGGATGTGGCCGAATGCGCGCATCGGCGTGATGGGCGGCGAGCAGGCCGCCAGCGTGCTGGCCACGGTGAAGCGCGACGGCATTGAAGCCAAGGGCGGGCAGTGGTCGAGCGAAGAGGAAGACCAGTTCAAGACCCCGATCCGCGACCAGTTCGAGCAGCAGGGCCATCCCTATTACGCCAGCGCGCGTTTGTGGGATGACGGCGTGATCGACCCGGCCGATACCCGCCGCGTGCTGGCGCTTGCGCTGTCGGCCAGCCTCAATGCACCGGCGCGTAACACTGCGTTCGGCGTGTTCCGCATGTAA
- a CDS encoding isovaleryl-CoA dehydrogenase — protein MHVPTLNFDLGEEIDLLRQSVAHFASAEVAPLAAKADEENLFPHPLWRKLGEQGLLGLTVEEEYGGSGMGYLAHVVAMEEISRASGGIGLSYGAHSNLCVNQLRKNGTEEQKQRFLPDLCSGTKVGALAMSEPGAGSDVVSMKLRADKRGDHYVLNGNKMWITNGPDADVLVVYAKTDPDAGAKGITAFLVEKGMKGFSTAQKLDKLGMRGSNTCELVFEDCEVPEANVLGTVGGGTKVLMSGLDYERVVLSGGPLGLMAAALDVVMPYVHERKQFGEAIGTFQLIQAKLADMYVGLNACRAYVYAVARACDQGRTTRQDAAGAILYSAEKATWLTGQAIQILGGNGYINEYPTGRLWRDAKLYEIGAGTSEIRRMLIGRELFQRTK, from the coding sequence ATGCACGTCCCAACCCTGAACTTCGACCTCGGCGAAGAGATCGATCTGCTGCGCCAGAGCGTGGCCCATTTTGCCTCGGCCGAGGTCGCCCCGCTGGCGGCGAAGGCCGACGAGGAGAATCTGTTCCCGCATCCGCTGTGGCGCAAGCTCGGCGAACAGGGACTGCTCGGCCTGACCGTGGAAGAGGAATACGGCGGCAGTGGCATGGGCTACCTGGCCCACGTGGTGGCGATGGAAGAGATCTCACGCGCCTCCGGTGGCATCGGCCTCAGCTATGGCGCGCATTCGAACCTGTGCGTGAACCAGCTGCGCAAGAACGGCACCGAAGAACAGAAGCAGCGCTTCCTGCCCGACCTGTGCAGCGGCACCAAGGTTGGCGCGCTGGCGATGAGCGAACCGGGCGCGGGCTCGGACGTGGTGTCGATGAAGCTGCGCGCCGACAAGCGCGGTGACCACTACGTGCTCAACGGCAACAAGATGTGGATCACCAACGGGCCGGATGCCGACGTGCTGGTGGTCTACGCCAAGACCGACCCGGACGCCGGAGCCAAGGGCATCACCGCGTTCCTGGTCGAAAAGGGCATGAAGGGCTTTTCCACCGCACAGAAGCTGGACAAGCTGGGCATGCGCGGCTCCAACACCTGCGAACTGGTGTTCGAGGACTGCGAAGTGCCGGAAGCCAACGTGCTGGGCACGGTCGGCGGCGGCACCAAGGTGCTGATGTCCGGGCTGGACTACGAGCGCGTGGTGCTGTCCGGCGGCCCGCTGGGGCTGATGGCGGCCGCGCTGGACGTGGTTATGCCCTACGTACACGAGCGCAAGCAGTTCGGCGAGGCGATCGGCACCTTCCAGCTGATCCAGGCCAAGCTGGCCGACATGTACGTCGGCCTGAATGCCTGCCGCGCCTATGTGTATGCAGTGGCGCGCGCCTGCGACCAGGGTCGCACCACCCGCCAGGACGCGGCCGGTGCCATTCTGTACTCGGCCGAGAAGGCCACCTGGCTGACCGGCCAGGCGATCCAGATCCTCGGCGGCAACGGCTACATCAACGAGTACCCCACCGGCCGGCTGTGGCGCGATGCCAAGCTGTACGAGATCGGCGCGGGCACCTCGGAGATCCGCCGCATGCTGATCGGCCGCGAACTGTTCCAGCGCACCAAGTAA
- a CDS encoding TetR/AcrR family transcriptional regulator → MAYKRSALMEERLAGARERILLATRALVAAGGYRNAPVTAVAAEAGVSTGLIYRHFPSKAELFVEVLTAAVEHELRIFEGIAAEALPAPERLRRAITAFVRRALAGPGLAYAFIAEPVDPEVEAERIRCRRLFGDVFHRIVADGVATGSFPAQDTRVTAACIVGAFTEALVGPTAPSRDAVGDEDALVASICQVCLRAAGG, encoded by the coding sequence ATGGCCTATAAACGCTCCGCACTGATGGAAGAACGCCTGGCCGGGGCCCGCGAGCGGATCCTGCTGGCAACCCGCGCGCTGGTGGCTGCCGGCGGCTACCGCAACGCCCCGGTTACCGCCGTAGCGGCCGAGGCCGGGGTCTCCACCGGGCTGATCTACCGGCACTTCCCGTCCAAGGCCGAGCTGTTCGTGGAGGTGCTGACCGCAGCGGTCGAGCACGAACTGCGCATCTTCGAGGGCATCGCCGCCGAGGCCCTGCCCGCGCCGGAACGGCTGCGCCGGGCGATCACCGCCTTCGTGCGCCGCGCTTTGGCCGGCCCCGGGCTGGCTTACGCCTTCATCGCCGAACCGGTCGACCCGGAAGTGGAAGCCGAGCGCATCCGCTGCCGACGGCTGTTCGGCGATGTGTTCCACCGCATCGTCGCCGACGGTGTCGCAACTGGCAGCTTTCCCGCCCAGGACACCCGGGTCACGGCGGCCTGCATCGTGGGGGCGTTCACCGAAGCGCTGGTCGGGCCAACCGCGCCCAGTCGTGACGCAGTGGGCGACGAAGACGCGCTGGTAGCGTCGATCTGCCAGGTCTGCCTGCGCGCTGCCGGCGGCTGA
- a CDS encoding c-type cytochrome, with product MRNYDLEFLKRFSMVIALLMAITLGLILFAAYLHTRIPPEVSPQAAKRTELRIAPAGAVYAGATGAAEQAAAKAAALAKAAAQVAYGGTTDGKVIFDNLCTACHTTGVGQAPTLDHAHWDQRLGQGKDTLYKHAIEGYTGPDGGIMPPKGGNPALTEEQIHATVDWMLANLK from the coding sequence GTGCGGAATTACGACCTCGAGTTCCTGAAACGCTTTTCCATGGTCATCGCGCTGTTGATGGCCATCACGCTCGGATTGATCCTGTTCGCCGCGTACCTGCACACCCGCATTCCGCCGGAAGTCTCGCCGCAGGCGGCCAAGCGCACCGAACTGCGCATTGCCCCGGCCGGCGCGGTCTACGCCGGCGCCACCGGTGCCGCCGAACAGGCCGCGGCCAAGGCCGCCGCATTGGCCAAGGCCGCCGCGCAGGTCGCCTATGGCGGCACCACCGACGGCAAGGTGATCTTCGACAACCTGTGCACCGCCTGCCACACCACCGGCGTCGGCCAGGCTCCCACCCTGGACCATGCGCATTGGGATCAGCGCCTCGGGCAGGGCAAGGACACCCTTTATAAGCACGCCATCGAGGGCTACACCGGCCCGGACGGCGGGATCATGCCGCCCAAGGGCGGCAACCCGGCGCTGACCGAGGAGCAGATCCACGCCACCGTGGATTGGATGCTGGCGAATCTGAAATAA
- a CDS encoding ExeM/NucH family extracellular endonuclease, with protein sequence MRRCSLALALSLLLPVTAFAQAQPRAQPAPAATSARATVTLTTAPADWRVLDGQKVRIAAPLTLAGTDGLSRFGELTVAFDGRLWQPSEVALPGTEAHAKVIADNQRRRLLLDDGSSARDPGPVAYLPAGADLRTGTVLRNVEGIVRVDDKGVARLQVTTPLKLPAPARPAVPKVAGSLQVAAFNLENFFNGDGQGGGFPTLRGARTPAEHQAQKTKLVTTINALGADVAALMELENDGYGPQSAIAQLVDALNADRGAKGDWRFVDASKGPGENPIRVGIIYRASKVTPVGAPAVLETAPFGPHSRVPLAQAFRAGKGAPFVVVANHFKSKGCSEATGADADQKDGQACWNATRVTSAKLLDQWLATDPTGAGTSDAVLLGDFNAYAMEAPIRTLHDAGWQDAFAVAKIQQPYSYVYNGMTGRLDHALLSPGMAKRLRGAAEWHINADEADDVGYRDRNEAGPWRSSDHDPLLLGFDR encoded by the coding sequence ATGCGCCGCTGTTCTCTTGCCCTTGCCCTGTCGCTGCTGCTGCCCGTCACCGCCTTCGCCCAGGCCCAGCCGCGGGCACAACCGGCTCCCGCCGCAACCTCTGCACGCGCCACGGTCACCCTGACCACGGCCCCGGCGGACTGGCGCGTGCTGGACGGTCAGAAGGTCCGCATCGCCGCGCCGCTGACGCTGGCCGGCACCGACGGCCTGAGCCGCTTCGGCGAACTCACCGTCGCCTTCGACGGTCGCCTGTGGCAGCCCAGCGAAGTCGCGCTGCCGGGTACCGAGGCGCATGCCAAGGTGATCGCCGACAACCAGCGCCGACGCCTGCTGCTCGATGACGGCAGCAGCGCTCGTGACCCGGGCCCGGTGGCCTATCTGCCGGCCGGTGCGGACCTGCGCACCGGCACCGTGCTGCGCAACGTGGAAGGCATCGTGCGGGTGGACGACAAGGGCGTGGCCCGGCTGCAGGTGACCACCCCGCTGAAACTGCCCGCGCCGGCCCGTCCAGCGGTACCGAAGGTTGCCGGCAGCTTGCAGGTGGCCGCGTTCAACCTGGAAAACTTCTTCAACGGCGACGGCCAGGGCGGCGGCTTCCCGACCCTGCGCGGCGCACGCACCCCAGCCGAACACCAAGCGCAGAAGACCAAGCTGGTCACCACCATCAATGCACTGGGCGCTGACGTGGCCGCACTGATGGAACTGGAGAACGACGGCTACGGCCCGCAGTCGGCCATCGCCCAGCTGGTCGATGCGCTCAATGCCGACCGTGGTGCCAAGGGCGACTGGCGCTTCGTGGATGCCAGCAAAGGCCCGGGCGAGAACCCGATCCGCGTTGGTATCATCTACCGCGCCTCGAAGGTGACCCCGGTGGGTGCACCGGCGGTCCTCGAAACCGCGCCGTTCGGCCCGCACAGCCGGGTGCCGCTGGCGCAGGCGTTCCGCGCCGGCAAAGGCGCGCCGTTCGTGGTGGTGGCCAATCACTTCAAGTCCAAGGGCTGCTCGGAAGCCACCGGGGCCGATGCCGACCAGAAGGACGGTCAGGCCTGCTGGAATGCGACCCGGGTAACCTCCGCCAAGCTGCTCGACCAGTGGCTGGCGACCGACCCGACCGGGGCCGGCACGTCGGACGCGGTGCTGCTGGGCGACTTCAACGCCTATGCGATGGAAGCGCCGATCCGCACCCTGCATGACGCCGGCTGGCAGGATGCCTTCGCTGTGGCGAAGATCCAGCAGCCGTATAGCTACGTGTACAACGGCATGACCGGCCGGTTGGATCACGCCCTGTTGAGCCCGGGCATGGCCAAGCGCCTGCGTGGCGCGGCCGAATGGCATATCAATGCGGACGAGGCGGATGACGTCGGCTATCGCGACCGCAACGAGGCTGGCCCGTGGCGCAGTTCGGACCATGATCCGCTGCTGCTCGGCTTCGACCGCTGA
- a CDS encoding EamA family transporter: MTYLLLAVICSVLVSVLLKLAARRQLDVAQMVTWNYLVAATLTAVVLRPPLASLQSGHAPWLALLGLAVVLPTIFLVLGRAVAEAGIVRSDVAQRLSLLLSLLAAFLFFGQTATAWKLVGLGLGLVAMLMISLRPRGPSVTATSGSWRWLLGVWVGFAVVDILLKQVALSGTPSMAALLACFSIAFVLMLALQLWRHFSGRSRLNLRNLGAGALLGLLNGGNILFYVHAHQALPDSPATVFAGMNIGVVVLGALVGVLAFGEPTSRWNRVGLGLAVVAISLIAWG, translated from the coding sequence ATGACATATCTGCTGTTGGCCGTGATCTGCTCGGTGCTGGTCTCGGTATTGCTGAAGCTGGCCGCGCGCCGGCAGCTGGACGTGGCGCAGATGGTGACCTGGAACTATCTGGTCGCCGCCACCCTGACCGCGGTGGTCCTGCGGCCGCCGCTGGCGTCGCTGCAGTCCGGGCACGCGCCGTGGCTGGCGTTGCTGGGGTTGGCGGTGGTGCTGCCGACCATTTTCCTGGTGCTGGGCCGGGCCGTGGCCGAAGCCGGGATCGTGCGCAGCGATGTGGCCCAGCGGTTGTCGCTGCTGCTCAGTCTGCTGGCGGCCTTCCTGTTCTTCGGCCAGACCGCCACGGCGTGGAAGCTGGTTGGGCTGGGGCTGGGCCTGGTGGCAATGCTGATGATCAGCCTGCGCCCGCGCGGCCCTTCGGTGACCGCCACATCGGGCAGCTGGCGCTGGCTGCTGGGCGTGTGGGTCGGGTTTGCGGTGGTGGACATCCTGCTCAAGCAGGTGGCGCTGTCGGGGACGCCATCAATGGCCGCTCTGCTGGCCTGCTTCAGCATCGCCTTCGTGCTGATGCTGGCGCTGCAGCTGTGGCGGCACTTCAGCGGACGCAGCCGGTTGAACCTGCGCAATCTGGGTGCCGGCGCGCTGCTGGGCCTGCTCAACGGCGGCAACATCCTGTTTTACGTGCACGCCCACCAGGCGCTGCCGGACAGCCCGGCGACCGTGTTTGCCGGGATGAACATCGGCGTGGTGGTGCTGGGCGCGCTGGTGGGGGTGCTGGCGTTCGGGGAGCCGACGTCGCGCTGGAACCGGGTGGGGTTGGGGTTAGCGGTGGTGGCGATTTCGTTGATTGCGTGGGGGTGA
- a CDS encoding alpha/beta hydrolase: MQNPPFPAESGTLTLAGPVGPLEVAVDLPKADVPTVPVIAVICHPLSTEGGSLHNKVVTMLATTLREMGITTVRFNFRSVGGSAGDFDHGVGEQDDLKAVVAWARAGNPQATLWLAGFSFGAFVSLRASAELQPQVLVSIAPPAGRWDFDGVQPPAQWLVIQGEQDEIVDPQAVYDWLEQLKLPHELVRMPETSHFFHRKLIDLRGALTHGLKQWLPTTGSPAA, from the coding sequence ATGCAAAATCCCCCGTTCCCCGCCGAATCCGGCACGCTCACCCTGGCCGGCCCGGTCGGCCCGCTCGAGGTCGCTGTCGACCTGCCCAAGGCCGATGTGCCCACCGTGCCGGTCATCGCCGTGATCTGCCATCCGCTGTCCACCGAGGGCGGCAGCCTGCACAACAAGGTGGTGACCATGCTGGCCACCACCCTGCGCGAGATGGGCATCACCACGGTGCGCTTCAATTTCCGCAGCGTGGGCGGCTCGGCGGGTGACTTCGACCATGGCGTGGGCGAACAGGACGACCTGAAGGCCGTGGTGGCCTGGGCGCGCGCGGGCAACCCGCAGGCCACGCTGTGGCTGGCCGGTTTCAGCTTCGGCGCGTTCGTCTCGCTGCGCGCGTCGGCCGAGCTGCAGCCGCAGGTGCTGGTGTCCATTGCCCCGCCCGCCGGGCGCTGGGACTTCGACGGCGTGCAGCCGCCGGCGCAGTGGCTGGTGATCCAGGGCGAGCAGGACGAGATCGTCGACCCGCAGGCCGTGTATGACTGGCTGGAGCAGCTGAAGCTGCCGCACGAACTGGTGCGCATGCCGGAAACCAGCCACTTCTTCCACCGCAAGCTGATCGACCTGCGCGGCGCGCTGACCCACGGCCTGAAGCAGTGGTTGCCCACTACCGGCAGCCCGGCCGCATGA